From the genome of Candidatus Syntrophosphaera sp.:
GGAGGCGTAGGATCTCCTCAGAGGGCAAGCCGGCAAAGGCGTCCGCGATGGCTTGGGCCGCGGCCAGGATCTCCGGGCCGTAATCCATGTCCGGGTCATAGATGGGGAAGCCATAAAAGGAATCCGGGGGATTGGGGGCCAGCCGGTAATTCTCGTCATAGGCATAGAAATCGGAGTATTGCGCGCTTTCCGGCCAGGCGTTGGGATTGGGCAGGCCTTTGTCAATACCCAGGTAGCCGCCAAAATCCAGATAGAGCGAATCCGCGTGGGGGCTGTCGTAATTGACCAGATAGTCGTCCCGGTCCCTCTGGGTCTCGATCTTGTCCCATTTGTCGGCCAGCATCCATTCTTCCTGGGAACCGCTGGCGCTGCGGCCCCAGGCGGAATAGCCTTGGAAATCGTGGCGCAGGCGGCTTGCCGTGTATGGATTGACCAGGGCGTTCATGTTGAACAGGGAGGGGTCCGAGGGCGGCTGAAATTCGGGCGGAAACCCGCTCCAGTCCACGAAAGTGGGATCGCTGTCCAGGAAGGGCTTGAAGAACTGGCTGTCGGGATTCTGCCAGCCGATGATGGCGCTGCTGACGGTCTTGAAATCGTAGGAAAACTCGCTGCGGTTGTCCCAATAGAGGTCGATGGCGCTTCCGTCAGCCCGCAGTTCGGCAAAGAGTTTCGGGATTTCCGGAGGCTCGGGTGGGTTGTAATGCGGGAAAGTGTCCGGCAATACCACCGTCACGAGGGTCTGGGCCTCGCCATAGATCTCCTTGGCCCAGCGGGCCGTGCGTTTCAGGTCTTCCTTGTTGTCTCCGGGAAAGACGGCCACCACGATCTTCATGGTCCGCCCCGGGGCCAGGTTCCAGCGCTTGTAGTAGACACCGTCCTGGATTTCGTTGTATTCGGGAGTCCCGGGCTGCGCGCCGTAAAAGGCAAAGAGGAAGCGGGTGTCGTTGGGAGACGGCTGCACGTATTCCATCAGGTCGTCCTGCTCCGGGCGCAGGGGCAAAAACCTGCTCTCATCGGCATTCCGGCCGGTCAGCAGCCAGTATTTTTCGTTGGCGGTGCGGCGCGGCGCAAAGTTGAAGGAAAGCGGCTCGGAATCCCAGGGGCCCTGGTTTCCCTCCCAATACCAGCAATGGAAGCGAAGCTGCTCGGGGTCGGGAGTGCAGACCCTGGCGCCGATCAGCCCCGGGGTCAGCCCGCCATCGCCATCGAGGTCGTAAGTGTATGCAAATTCATAGTTTTCGCCCTTGACGTAGCCGGAAACGTCGTCCAACACTTTGTCCGAAGACCAGACCTGCGGGCCGCAGTCGCAATCCATGTAGATCCCCATGGCGCAGTCGAACAGGGTGTCCTGGGTGGCGATGTTCATGTTGGTGACGTTGAATTCCACATAGACCATGTTCTTAATGTAATCGTAGCTCCACTGGTAGGACATCTGCCGGGCCCTCACCCCGAGAGGATAATGCCGGCTCATGCCGCGGTTGGAGCCCAGGTCGCGGTCGCCGGGAGTGCCGAAGGGGCAATAATCGTAGAAGTAGGAAATGAAGTCCTGTTCTGAGACGGGGGCCCCATCTTCGTCGATCAGACCATCCCCGTCGTCGTCATGCGGCACCGCGAAGGCGTAGTTTGGAAAACTGCGGTCGGAGAGGTCCATGAAGCCGAGCGGAAACCAGATTTCGATGTTATAGCCCTCCTCGATCACGGGCAGGTTGTTGGTCTGGGCAATGTACTGCCCCCCAAAGGATTGGAACTGCACCGGCAGCTCGCTGGCCGCGCGCAGAGGGAAGGTGTAGCCCACGAAATCCTCGTCCACGATGCCGTCTCCGTCGTCATCCATGCCGCGCCTTTGCTGGCGGGTGCTGGCCACCGCGATCTGGTCGCTGCTGTTCCAGAGCTCATAGAGGTTCACCGCGTCCGGATTACCGGCCACCAGAGGATTGTAGGCCGGCAGCATCTCATAGATGGCCCATTCGCCGTCAAAACCCACGCTGACGAGGGTGTCGACAACCGGCTTCATCCAGGGCTGCCAGTCGGAAGTGCCCTCCGCCACTGTCTGGGTGCTGTCCGCGCTGGGGTGTTGGGCCCGCCAGAAGAGCTTGCGGCCGGCTTCGTCGCGGCGGTATTTCTTGGCCCCGAACCACAGGGAGCCCCGGTAAAGGTAATCGATGCCGCTGCCGCCGGGATATTCGAGAGATGGATAGCGGGGCGTGATGTCTCCTCCGGAGCCGAAAAAGCCGTAATTGCTCACGCGCAGCCAGATGTTGCCCACATTGTGGTACAGCGTCAGGTCCAGGCGTTTGTTCCCTCCGGAGCCGCTGTTGTCAGCAGCTGACAGGCATACCGCCAACCCGGCCAAACAGAGCGCCGCGAGGATGATGCGCGTTTTCCTGCTCATCAGTCAGATATTTACACTCCCCTGTCATTTGAGCAGAACCAGCTTTCTGACCGCGGTCACCGTCTGGGTTTTCAGCTCATAAAAATATATTCCTGAAAAGAGGCACCGGCTGTCAAGATATATCTCAGCGCAGAGAGAATTTGGGGAATGGACGATCAACAATTTGCCAGTGGACCAGCCATCGGCGAGCTCACCGGCAAATCCCAAGCAACGCCGCCATCAAACCTAAAACCAGAAAAAGCTTGACAGCCCGAGTAAGGTCCCAGACAATAGGGTTGATTGGCTAAATGATATGCATGAAAGCAGTTGCCGGGCATCGCCGATAACCGGTAACAAGCCTGTTCACCTCTGAGACCAACCGGGATAAGGAGCGAAGATGAAACACGCCTACCCCAGGATCGAGTTCTTTCATCCGGGAAATCTGGAGCAGATAGCCCAGCTGGAAAAGTTTCCGCGCCCCTATATCAGCAAGATGAAGCGGGTGATGCAGGTTTTTCCCTTCAAGACCAACAATTATGTAGTCAATGAACTCATAGACTGGGACAACGCGCTCGACGATCCCATCTTCCGCCTCAATTTTCCCCATCCGGACATGATGTTACCCAAACACCACCGGGAGTTGATTGCCGTCCGGAACGCCGGTCCCGAAGAGCAAAAGGAGGTGGTGAATTCCATCCGGATGTCCCTGAATCCCAATCCGGCGGGGCAAAAGGACAACGTGCCCCTGCTGGGGAATGAGAGAGTGAAAGGCATCCAGCATAAATATGCCGAAACGGTGCTGGTCTTTCCCTCCGAAGGGCAAACCTGCCACGCCTACTGCACTTTCTGCTTCCGCTGGCCGCAATTCATCGGGATCAACGACCTCAAATTCGCCACCGACGAAGCCCGCCGCTATCAGGAATACATCAGCCAGCACAGGGAGATCACGGACATCCTGCTCACCGGCGGGGACCCCATGGTGATGAGCGCGGAGTTGTTGCGCTTGTACATTGAACCCTGGCTGGAAAAGGATTTTGAGCATATCCAGGCCATCCGGATCGGAAGCAAGTCACTGGCCTACTGGCCTTTGCGCTACATTTCCGACCCCGACAGCGGGGATATCCTGCGGCTCTTTGAACAAGTGGTCAAAGCTGGCAAACACCTCGCCTTCCAGGCCCATATCAGCCATCCCGCCGAACTGAATACTCCTTACGCCCGCAAGGCTATCAAAAGCATCCAGTCAACCGGGGCCATCATCCGCAGCCAGTCCCCGATCATGAACCACATCAACAATGATGCGGGGACCTGGCACGAAATGCTCAACCTCCAATACCGCCTCGGGATCGTGCCCTATTACATGTTAATGGCCCGCAACACCGGAGCGCATCACTATTTCGCCGTACCCCTGGCCCGGGCCTATTCCATCTTCAACGAGGTGATCCGCAACGTTTCCGGGCTCTGCAAGACCCTGCGCGGACCCTCCATGTCCACCCGCCAGGGAAAGGTCAAAATCGACGGAGTGACGAGGATCTCCGGGCAAAAGGTGTTCATTCTCTCCTATCTGGAATCGCGCAATCCGGAATGGGTGAACCGGCCCTTCTT
Proteins encoded in this window:
- a CDS encoding lysine 2,3-aminomutase, which encodes MKHAYPRIEFFHPGNLEQIAQLEKFPRPYISKMKRVMQVFPFKTNNYVVNELIDWDNALDDPIFRLNFPHPDMMLPKHHRELIAVRNAGPEEQKEVVNSIRMSLNPNPAGQKDNVPLLGNERVKGIQHKYAETVLVFPSEGQTCHAYCTFCFRWPQFIGINDLKFATDEARRYQEYISQHREITDILLTGGDPMVMSAELLRLYIEPWLEKDFEHIQAIRIGSKSLAYWPLRYISDPDSGDILRLFEQVVKAGKHLAFQAHISHPAELNTPYARKAIKSIQSTGAIIRSQSPIMNHINNDAGTWHEMLNLQYRLGIVPYYMLMARNTGAHHYFAVPLARAYSIFNEVIRNVSGLCKTLRGPSMSTRQGKVKIDGVTRISGQKVFILSYLESRNPEWVNRPFFARYSENATWLDELQPAFDEHNFYFEHKPQQIKYPLKT